In Herbinix luporum, a single window of DNA contains:
- a CDS encoding DUF1653 domain-containing protein: MEMTPRPGEIFHFENNKPYQVITIATHKETSESMVIYQELHGDFNTYVLPMTKFLEEIQNQNIKVDTAETKSIADEDKEEGEAVNDILMSFLDAESYSKKLEVVTTNLNAIDDRLINDMAVSLDCTIEEGTLDQRLHELIYCLRQMSRFEDRRLR; encoded by the coding sequence ATGGAAATGACTCCAAGGCCGGGTGAAATTTTTCATTTTGAAAATAATAAGCCCTATCAGGTTATAACTATTGCAACTCATAAAGAGACATCTGAGAGTATGGTAATTTACCAAGAACTACATGGCGACTTTAATACATATGTACTTCCTATGACAAAATTTCTAGAAGAGATTCAAAATCAAAATATCAAAGTAGATACTGCAGAAACTAAATCCATAGCTGATGAAGATAAAGAGGAAGGGGAAGCTGTAAATGATATATTAATGAGCTTCCTTGATGCAGAAAGCTATAGTAAAAAACTTGAGGTTGTTACAACAAATCTTAATGCCATTGATGATAGACTGATAAATGATATGGCAGTATCCTTAGATTGTACTATTGAAGAAGGAACCCTAGATCAAAGATTACATGAATTAATATATTGTCTAAGGCAAATGAGCCGATTTGAAGACAGAAGATTACGATAA
- a CDS encoding GntR family transcriptional regulator — protein sequence MQWELNTDKPVYLQLMEYIKADIITGVYKPGDKLPSVRELAAQATVNPNTMQRAFAELEREGLVYSNRTTGRFITSDEELINQLKKQYITGIIEDFLEKMEQLGLDLDEIISYVTKISQNNKK from the coding sequence ATGCAGTGGGAACTTAACACAGATAAACCTGTGTATTTGCAACTGATGGAATATATTAAGGCTGATATCATTACGGGAGTATATAAGCCCGGTGACAAACTTCCCTCAGTCAGAGAATTAGCCGCCCAAGCCACGGTAAATCCCAATACAATGCAAAGAGCCTTTGCAGAACTAGAACGGGAGGGACTGGTTTATTCTAACCGTACCACCGGCAGATTTATTACTTCTGATGAAGAATTAATAAATCAATTAAAAAAGCAATACATTACAGGAATTATAGAGGACTTTTTAGAAAAAATGGAACAACTGGGTTTAGACCTAGATGAAATAATTTCATATGTTACTAAGATTTCACAAAACAATAAAAAATAG
- a CDS encoding ABC transporter ATP-binding protein, whose translation MSVVLECRSLTKKFNTITALSDINLTLERGKIIGLLGPNGSGKTTLIKLINGLLKPTSGSIEIAGMAPGVESKKIVSYLPERTYLPDWMKVSQAIQFFSDFYGDFDTERAYDMLKRLNLDPNRRLKSLSKGTKEKVQLILVMSRRADLYCLDEPIGGVDPAARDYILNTIITNYNDNSTIIISTHLIADIEKILDEVIFIKEGNLNLHSSVDAIREKEGKSIDSLFREVFKC comes from the coding sequence ATGAGTGTAGTATTAGAATGTCGTTCGCTTACCAAAAAATTCAATACAATCACTGCCCTTTCTGATATTAACCTTACCTTAGAAAGGGGAAAAATAATCGGACTTCTAGGTCCTAACGGCAGTGGTAAAACCACCTTAATTAAACTAATTAATGGCTTATTAAAGCCCACATCAGGCAGCATAGAGATAGCAGGTATGGCTCCGGGAGTAGAAAGTAAAAAAATTGTATCTTATCTTCCTGAAAGAACATATTTGCCTGACTGGATGAAAGTATCCCAAGCAATACAGTTTTTTAGTGATTTTTATGGGGATTTTGATACAGAACGGGCATATGATATGTTAAAACGCCTTAACCTTGACCCAAATAGAAGATTAAAGAGCCTATCAAAGGGTACAAAAGAAAAAGTGCAGCTTATTCTTGTTATGAGCCGCCGTGCTGATTTGTATTGTTTGGATGAACCTATAGGTGGAGTTGATCCTGCTGCTAGGGATTATATCCTTAATACCATTATAACCAATTATAATGATAACTCCACAATAATCATATCTACCCATCTTATAGCAGATATTGAAAAAATACTGGATGAGGTAATCTTTATCAAAGAGGGTAATTTAAATCTTCACTCCAGTGTCGATGCTATCCGTGAAAAGGAAGGCAAATCTATAGACTCACTATTCAGGGAGGTATTTAAATGTTAA